The Octadecabacter arcticus 238 genome contains a region encoding:
- a CDS encoding ATP-dependent RecD-like DNA helicase: protein MKQSAENSKQEVLAGLVERVTFHSLESGFCVLRLKARGHRDLVTTIGHAAMISAGEWVTASGDWINDRDHGLQFKARFLRTSAPSSLEGIEKYLGSGMIRGIGPVYAKRLVKKFGKDVFDLIEAEPERLREVEGIGPKRADKITSAWADQKVIREIMVFLHEHSVGTARAVRIFKTYGTDAVQVMSENPYQLARDIRGIGFRTADMIAEKLGIEKTAMIRVRSGISYALAEAMGNGHCGLPRKELIPLAIKLLDVPDGLIHTAIEFEISDGTVTADTVSDTPCVFLSGLYHAEKGIAGRFRALMPGSLPWPKIDADKALPWVEKKTGLTLADSQVEAIRLALCSKVMVITGGPGVGKTTIVNSILQILAAKSVTLLLCAPTGRAAKRMKEATGMEAKTIHRLLEIDPNSFGFKRNEENPLECDLLVIDESSMVDVSLMQSLLRAVPDHAAVLIVGDIDQLPSVGPGQVLADIIGSNAIPIVRLTEVFRQAAKSRIITNAHLINKGKTPDLSTPDGETDFYFVPAEDPEQAVSRIITLVQSRIPRRFGLDPIRDIQVLCPMNRGGVGARSLNIELQAALNTPGENKVERFGSTFAPGDKVMQIENDYDKEVYNGDIGYVEAVDINEGELTASFDGRAVSYLFGELDTLVLAYAATIHKSQGSEYPAVVIPVLTQHYVMLQRNLLYTGITRGKRLVVLVGQRKAVAIAVKNVSGRKRWSKLDEWLVEGEGT from the coding sequence ATGAAACAATCAGCCGAAAATTCAAAGCAGGAAGTTCTCGCCGGTCTGGTTGAGCGCGTAACTTTCCACAGCCTTGAAAGTGGCTTTTGCGTACTGCGCCTGAAGGCTCGTGGACACCGGGACCTGGTCACAACCATAGGGCACGCAGCAATGATTTCGGCTGGGGAATGGGTTACGGCGTCCGGTGATTGGATAAATGACCGCGATCACGGCCTACAGTTCAAGGCCCGGTTCCTCAGGACATCCGCACCATCATCACTGGAGGGGATCGAGAAGTATCTTGGCTCCGGCATGATCCGCGGCATCGGCCCAGTCTACGCCAAGCGCTTGGTCAAGAAATTCGGCAAGGACGTGTTTGATCTGATCGAGGCCGAACCCGAGCGGCTACGGGAGGTCGAGGGTATCGGGCCGAAGCGAGCCGACAAGATTACCTCGGCCTGGGCTGATCAGAAGGTTATCCGCGAGATAATGGTCTTTCTGCATGAGCATAGCGTTGGAACCGCTCGGGCCGTGCGCATCTTTAAAACCTACGGTACAGACGCGGTACAGGTTATGAGTGAGAACCCTTACCAATTGGCGCGTGACATTCGTGGCATCGGGTTCCGGACGGCGGACATGATAGCCGAAAAGCTTGGGATCGAGAAAACTGCCATGATCCGGGTGCGGTCAGGCATTTCCTATGCCCTCGCCGAGGCCATGGGAAACGGGCATTGTGGCTTGCCGCGAAAAGAACTGATCCCATTGGCGATCAAGCTACTCGATGTTCCAGATGGCCTGATCCATACTGCGATTGAATTTGAAATATCCGATGGCACGGTCACGGCTGACACGGTTTCTGATACGCCTTGTGTGTTTTTGAGCGGATTGTATCACGCGGAGAAGGGCATCGCAGGTCGGTTCCGTGCTTTGATGCCAGGTTCTTTGCCTTGGCCAAAAATAGATGCCGATAAGGCGCTGCCTTGGGTAGAAAAGAAAACTGGTCTGACCCTCGCTGACAGTCAGGTTGAGGCCATTCGGCTTGCGCTTTGCTCAAAGGTCATGGTGATCACTGGTGGCCCTGGTGTCGGCAAAACCACCATCGTTAATTCGATCCTGCAAATCCTGGCTGCCAAGTCAGTGACGCTGTTGCTGTGCGCCCCAACCGGGCGGGCGGCGAAACGGATGAAAGAAGCAACCGGGATGGAGGCCAAAACCATCCATCGCCTTTTGGAGATCGACCCCAATTCCTTTGGTTTCAAACGAAACGAAGAAAACCCACTCGAATGCGATCTTCTCGTGATTGACGAAAGCTCAATGGTTGATGTCTCGTTGATGCAGTCCCTGCTCAGGGCTGTTCCAGATCACGCTGCTGTCCTGATCGTCGGTGACATTGATCAGTTGCCCTCAGTCGGTCCGGGGCAAGTGCTGGCTGATATTATTGGATCGAATGCTATTCCAATCGTGCGCCTGACAGAGGTGTTCCGACAAGCCGCCAAAAGCAGGATTATTACCAATGCCCACTTGATCAACAAGGGCAAGACACCGGACCTCAGCACGCCAGACGGCGAAACGGATTTCTACTTCGTACCCGCCGAGGACCCTGAGCAAGCCGTGAGCCGCATCATCACCCTCGTACAGTCGCGCATTCCCCGACGATTTGGCCTTGATCCCATTCGTGACATCCAAGTTCTATGCCCAATGAACCGAGGCGGTGTCGGTGCGCGTTCACTCAACATCGAACTCCAAGCTGCCTTGAACACCCCAGGAGAAAACAAGGTTGAGCGCTTCGGCTCGACCTTCGCGCCAGGTGACAAGGTCATGCAAATCGAGAACGACTATGACAAAGAAGTCTACAATGGGGACATCGGTTATGTTGAAGCCGTTGATATCAACGAAGGCGAACTAACTGCCAGTTTTGATGGCCGAGCGGTGAGTTATCTGTTCGGTGAGCTCGATACACTGGTGCTCGCTTATGCCGCGACGATTCACAAAAGCCAGGGCTCTGAATACCCTGCCGTCGTTATCCCTGTGCTGACTCAGCATTACGTCATGCTGCAACGTAACCTGCTCTACACAGGAATTACTCGCGGTAAACGGCTGGTGGTACTCGTCGGCCAGCGCAAGGCCGTGGCCATCGCCGTAAAGAACGTATCGGGTCGGAAGCGCTGGTCAAAGCTGGACGAATGGCTGGTAGAGGGCGAAGGCACATGA
- a CDS encoding DNA topoisomerase — translation MGGSLIIAEKPSQARNLREALGNRYGKVLSASGHIFRLAEPAEVNAAWKKWSYEVLRPEAGFYPLRPDNSHGKDKLIAEIKAALKEADRVIIATDCDREGQAIGENILRYFKFKGEVLRAMFSAEDPVSLRQSFEALKPNEHYRPLYAAAMARAQSDQIANLTATRAVTIALKPHGMKGAIGIGRVKTPTMGIVCAREREIQGFEARPYFDLWVDVSDGQDVLRLKHFPAHEARVFDGDLAQKITASFDPWKGPLKVTFEKKKQPPPRLMDLPLLQQRAARWGWSAQKTLNVAQSLYETHKITTYPRAETKYLPEVEKQNAQAMLDGLRDLPFVKVAYATPTYRMGKRGCFSDEGLAGASHHAIIPNFKTRDKWARVLSALSADERRLFELIALSYTAAIGPDRLYDRTEISSMAGQRKFAASGIVEQQPGWREALGADPDASKKSSAEIAAVLPPWKDRQVVDAVKSGVDKKTTKPPARFNEGTLIKAMQEAWKYAHDPKTAERLKGAAGIGTPATRASILEGLKTQNLFEVIDKHLAPSTPAMAIYDVLLKEAPEILDPAATAEMELALDGILKGEQNPRTVVDTIVARAAALAAKMEQRGQSGTKLDIDFTAKPSPKMLQAARSKAKRTGVRLPKRATTDRTVCSEFLGPQLEGNSPSAAQLSFARKIASDANIDLPEAILGDRAALSAFIKKNKSKPSKGGSEK, via the coding sequence ATGGGCGGCTCTCTTATTATTGCAGAAAAACCGTCACAGGCACGCAATCTACGTGAAGCGCTGGGAAACCGCTATGGCAAGGTATTATCTGCAAGTGGACATATATTTAGACTAGCGGAACCTGCTGAGGTCAACGCAGCTTGGAAAAAATGGTCTTATGAGGTGTTACGCCCTGAAGCTGGATTTTACCCACTGCGCCCGGATAACAGCCATGGCAAAGATAAGTTGATTGCAGAAATAAAGGCGGCCTTAAAGGAAGCTGACCGGGTGATTATTGCAACCGACTGTGACCGTGAAGGTCAGGCCATCGGTGAAAACATCCTGCGCTACTTCAAATTCAAGGGTGAGGTCCTGCGGGCGATGTTTTCTGCGGAAGATCCCGTCTCACTGCGACAGTCTTTTGAGGCTTTGAAACCCAATGAACACTATAGGCCACTTTACGCTGCTGCTATGGCGCGCGCGCAAAGTGACCAGATTGCCAACCTGACGGCGACACGGGCGGTTACGATCGCCTTAAAGCCTCATGGGATGAAGGGGGCGATCGGCATCGGCAGAGTCAAAACCCCAACCATGGGGATTGTTTGTGCACGAGAGCGCGAAATTCAAGGTTTTGAGGCAAGACCCTATTTTGATCTTTGGGTTGATGTCAGTGACGGCCAAGATGTCTTGCGGCTCAAGCATTTCCCGGCTCACGAGGCACGGGTTTTTGATGGGGATTTGGCGCAAAAGATCACGGCATCTTTTGATCCTTGGAAAGGCCCGCTGAAGGTTACTTTTGAGAAAAAGAAGCAACCACCACCGCGCCTGATGGATCTACCGCTATTGCAGCAGCGCGCAGCACGCTGGGGTTGGTCTGCACAAAAGACGCTTAATGTGGCTCAGAGCCTATATGAAACCCACAAGATCACGACATATCCCAGAGCAGAGACAAAGTATTTGCCAGAAGTCGAAAAGCAAAATGCGCAAGCGATGCTGGACGGTTTGCGTGATCTTCCCTTTGTCAAAGTTGCCTACGCAACACCAACCTATCGCATGGGAAAACGGGGCTGCTTCTCAGACGAAGGCCTAGCTGGTGCGTCGCACCACGCAATCATACCCAACTTTAAAACCCGCGATAAATGGGCTCGTGTTCTCAGCGCTTTATCCGCTGATGAACGCCGTCTTTTTGAACTGATTGCACTGAGCTATACCGCTGCCATTGGGCCGGATCGACTTTATGATCGCACTGAAATCTCCTCAATGGCTGGGCAGCGCAAGTTCGCCGCGAGTGGTATCGTCGAGCAGCAGCCCGGCTGGCGAGAAGCTCTCGGTGCTGATCCGGATGCAAGTAAGAAAAGCAGTGCCGAAATAGCAGCTGTCCTCCCACCATGGAAGGATCGCCAGGTGGTCGATGCCGTAAAATCTGGCGTTGACAAAAAGACAACCAAACCGCCAGCTCGTTTCAATGAAGGCACCTTGATAAAAGCAATGCAGGAAGCTTGGAAATATGCCCATGACCCCAAGACAGCAGAGCGCCTTAAAGGTGCCGCCGGGATCGGGACGCCAGCGACGCGCGCCTCGATTCTAGAGGGGTTAAAAACCCAGAACCTGTTTGAGGTCATTGATAAGCATCTCGCTCCAAGCACCCCTGCAATGGCAATTTATGACGTTCTCCTCAAAGAAGCGCCGGAAATTCTTGATCCAGCAGCGACGGCTGAAATGGAGCTGGCCCTTGATGGTATTCTGAAGGGCGAGCAGAATCCGCGCACCGTGGTTGATACCATTGTTGCCCGCGCCGCCGCGTTGGCGGCGAAGATGGAACAGCGCGGCCAGTCAGGCACTAAGCTCGATATTGATTTTACCGCCAAACCCAGCCCCAAGATGCTTCAAGCCGCGCGCTCCAAAGCGAAGCGAACGGGGGTGCGTCTGCCAAAACGTGCTACCACTGATCGAACCGTTTGTTCTGAGTTCTTAGGCCCACAATTGGAAGGAAACAGTCCAAGTGCCGCCCAACTTTCTTTTGCGCGCAAAATTGCTAGTGACGCAAATATCGATCTGCCAGAAGCCATCCTTGGGGATCGCGCAGCACTTTCTGCCTTTATCAAAAAGAACAAAAGCAAGCCGTCAAAGGGGGGGAGTGAAAAATGA